The Lycium barbarum isolate Lr01 chromosome 9, ASM1917538v2, whole genome shotgun sequence genome has a segment encoding these proteins:
- the LOC132608868 gene encoding mediator of RNA polymerase II transcription subunit 15a-like isoform X1: MDRREIEVAREVHSLHTKSPEKAGSARKDDPSLPMAVVTQNNHFKVIDPKSEAVCVRQQNKINLAFINRAEVGSRSLVGTLGRHLPYVDKRLLGFRKIAMRFEQRIFTAATSQSDFLRKISLKMVTVETKLQHPICNETVQVVDESSKFQVYNQCHL; this comes from the exons ATGGACAGGCGGGAGATAGAGGTGGCGCGTGAAGTCCACTCTCTTCACACCAAGTCGCCGGAGAAGGCTGGTTCGGCCAGAAAAGATGATCCGTCTCTTCCTATGGCGGTGGTGACACAAAATAACCACTTTAAAGTGATCGATCCCAAATCCGAGGCTGTTTGTGTAAGACAGCAAAACAAGATCAATCTTGCCTTTATAAACCGAGCCGAAGTAGGATCGAGGAGCCT CGTTGGAACATTAGGAAGACATCTCCCATATGTGGACAAGAGACTGTTGGGATTTAGAAAAATTGCTATGAGGTTTGAGCAAAGGATATTTACTGCTGCTACAAGTCAG TCAGATTTTCTGCGAAAGATATCTTTGAAGATGGTGACTGTGGAGACAAAGTTGCAACATCCTATCTGCAACGAAACAGTGCAAGTAGTAGATGAAAGCTCAAAATTCCAG GTGTATAATCAATGTCATTTATGA
- the LOC132608796 gene encoding inosine triphosphate pyrophosphatase produces the protein MAAAAVRTVVLPRPVTFVTGNAKKLEEVRAILGQSIPFQSLKLDLPELQGEPEDISKEKARIAAKEVNGPVLVEDTCLCFNALKGLPGPYIKWFLQKIGHEGLNNLLMAYEDKTAYAMCVFSLALGPNTEPMTFVGKTLGRIVPARGPTDFGWDSIFQPHGYNQTYAEMPKEEKNRISHRGKALELVKSHFAEAQYTFQTDSTT, from the exons ATGGCGGCGGCGGCGGTGAGGACGGTGGTATTACCACGGCCGGTAACATTTGTTACTGGAAATGCTAAAAAGTTGGAAGAAGTTAGGGCTATTCTTGGACAGTCTATTCCCTTTCAATCCCTTAAGCTTGACT TGCCAGAACTTCAAGGTGAGCCTGAAGATATCTCTAAAGAAAAAGCAAGAATTGCTGCTAAAGAG GTGAATGGACCAGTGCTAGTTGAGGACACTTGTCTCTGTTTCAACGCCCTTAAGGGTCTCCCAG GTCCTTACAT CAAGTGGTTTCTGCAAAAGATTGGTCATGAAG GTCTCAACAACTTATTGATGGCTTATGAGGATAAAACAGCATATGCTATGTGTGTGTTTTCTCTCGCTCTTGGGCCAAATACAGAGCCAATGACTTTTGTAGGAAAAACACTG GGCAGGATAGTTCCAGCAAGGGGACCCACTGATTTCGGATGGGATTCGATATTTCAACCTCATGGCTATAATCAGAC TTACGCTGAGATGCCCAAGGAAGAAAAAAACAGGATTTCCCACCGGGGTAAGGCTCTTGAACTAGTGAAGTCACACTTTGCTGAGGCTCAATACACTTTCCAGACCGACTCCACTACCTAA
- the LOC132610948 gene encoding LRR receptor-like serine/threonine-protein kinase RGI1, with amino-acid sequence MSISMPSSRRQSSSSSSNPNSSFSSIFSNQTKRFFLLLLATLFTTTSCAPFTNWNILDNTPCKWSFIKCNSQGFITEINIQSIELELPLPTNLSSYKYLEKFVISDANITGTIPFNIGDCSSLVTIDLSSNGLVGSIPSSIGTLVNLQDLILNSNQLTGKIPVELGNCKSLKNLLLFDNRLSGTLPSEIGNLSNLEVLRAGGNKDVTGKIPYELGECGNLTVLGLADTRISGSLPVSLGKLKKLDTLSIYTSMLSGEIPPDLGNCTELVNLYLYENSLSGSIPSELGNLYKLEKLFLWQNNLVGVIPEEIGNCTKLTMIDLSLNYLSGSIPLSFGNLVELQELMLSNNNVSGSIPSVLSHATSLVQLQLDTNQISGLIPSELGNLTSLIVFFAWDNQLEGSVPLTLASCINLQALDLSHNSLTGSIPPGLFQLKNLTKLLLISNDISGSMPQEIGNCSSLVRLRLGNNRIAGVIPKEIGGLQSLNFLDLSGNRLSGPVPDEISSCTELQMVDLSNNTLEGPLPNTLSSLSGIQVLDVSYNQFNGPIPASFGRFVSLNKLILSKNSFSGLIPPSIGLCSSLQLLDLSSNELSGSIPMQLGKIESLEIALNLSFNGLTGPIPAEISSLSKLSILDLSHNKLEGNLNPLSRLDNLVSLNVSYNNFTGFLPDNKLFRQLPASDLDGNEDLCSYGRPSCFLSNINGVGVRKNGNDEGRSKKLKLAIALLVTMTIAMVIMGTIAIIRARRTMRRDDDSEMGDSWSWQFTPFQKLNFSVDEILRCLVDTNVIGKGCSGMVYRADMNNGDVIAVKKLWPITMSTTNGGNDEKCGVRDSFSTEVKTLGSIRHKNIVRFLGCCWNRSTRLLMYDYMPNGSLGSLLHERNGNPLEWELRYQILLGAAQGLAYLHHDCVPPIVHRDIKANNILIGLEFEPYIADFGLAKLVDDGDFGRSSNTVAGSYGYIAPEYGYSMKITEKSDVYSYGVVMFEVLTGKQPIDPTIPDGVHLVDWVRRKRGEIEVLDPSLHSRPESEIEEMLQALGIALLCVNSTPDERPTMKDVAAMLKEIKHEREEYAKVDVLLKGSPATTDTQENKNSKGVLATSSSGQKVRSLYPKSNNASFSASSLLYSSSSNAKSGV; translated from the exons ATGTCTATCTCTATGCCTAGCTCGAGAAGacaatcttcttcttcttcttcaaatcccaactcttctttttcttcaattttttccaACCAAACAAAacgtttttttcttcttctcttggCCACCCTTTTCACTACTACTTCTTGTGCACCATTCACTAATTGGAACATTCTTGATAACACCCCATGCAAATGGTCTTTCATAAAATGCAACTCTCAAGGTTTCATAACAGAGATAAATATTCAGTCTATTGAGCTTGAGCTTCCTTTGCCTACAAATCTTTCTTCATATAAGTACCTTGAAAAATTTGTCATTTCTGATGCTAACATCACTGGTACCATACCATTTAACATTGGTGACTGTTCTTCACTTGTGACTATTGATTTAAGCTCAAATGGTCTTGTGGGGTCCATTCCTTCAAGCATTGGAACACTTGTAAACCTTCAAGATTTGATCTTGAACTCAAACCAACTCACTGGGAAAATCCCTGTTGAACTTGGTAACTGTAAAAGCCTGAAAAATCTCCTCCTTTTTGATAACAGGCTTAGTGGAACTTTACCAAGTGAAATAGGAAACTTGTCAAATCTTGAAGTGTTAAGGGCAGGTGGAAACAAAGATGTTACTGGTAAAATACCTTATGAGTTAGGGGAATGTGGGAATTTGACAGTTTTAGGTTTAGCAGATACAAGAATATCTGGTAGTTTGCCTGTTTCATTGGGTAAGTTAAAGAAACTTGATACTTTGTCTATTTATACTTCAATGTTATCTGGTGAAATACCTCCTGATTTAGGTAACTGTACTGAGCTTGTGAACTTGTATTTGTATGAAAATAGTCTTTCTGGTTCAATCCCATCTGAGCTTGGGAACCTTTATAAGTTAGAAAAATTGTTTCTTTGGCAGAACAATCTTGTTGGTGTTATTCCAGAAGAGATAGGGAATTGTACTAAGTTGACTATGATTGACTTGTCTTTGAACTATTTGTCTGGGAGTATACCATTATCTTTTGGTAATCTTGTTGAGTTGCAAGAACTTATGCTTAGTAACAACAATGTTTCTGGTTCAATCCCTTCTGTTCTTTCACATGCCACAAGTCTTGTGCAATTGCAGCTTGACACAAATCAGATTTCAGGGTTGATTCCTTCTGAGTTGGGGAATTTAACCAGTCTTATTGTTTTCTTTGCTTGGGATAATCAACTTGAAGGAAGTGTGCCCTTAACTTTGGCTAGTTGTATTAACCTTCAAGCGTTGGACTTGTCACATAACTCACTCACTGGTAGCATTCCACCAGGACTGTTCCAGCTGAAAAATCTCACTAAGCTACTCTTGATTTCGAACGATATTTCGGGTTCGATGCCTCAAGAAATTGGAAATTGTAGCTCATTAGTGAGGCTGAGACTCGGGAACAACCGGATTGCTGGTGTAATTCCTAAAGAAATCGGGGGTCTTCAGAGCTTAAACTTTCTTGATTTGTCCGGAAATCGCCTTTCTGGACCGGTTCCTGATGAGATAAGTAGTTGCACTGAGCTGCAAATGGTAGACCTCAGTAACAATACACTTGAAGGTCCCCTGCCTAATACTCTGTCTTCTCTATCAGGGATTCAAGTCCTGGACGTTTCATATAACCAATTCAACGGGCCTATTCCAGCTAGTTTTGGTCGTTTCGTGTCTTTGAACAAGCTGATTCTGAGCAAGAACTCGTTCTCAGGATTGATACCTCCATCTATTGGCCTCTGTTCGAGTCTCCAATTGCTTGATCTTAGTAGCAATGAGCTCTCGGGCAGCATACCAATGCAGTTAGGAAAAATTGAGTCCCTTGAAATTGCTCTCAACCTTAGTTTCAACGGTCTGACAGGTCCAATTCCTGCTGAAATTTCTTCACTAAGCAAGCTGTCGATACTTGACCTTTCGCACAACAAGCTTGAAGGGAACTTGAATCCACTATCTAGGCTCGATAATCTAGTCTCGCTAAATGTCTCATACAACAACTTCACTGGTTTTCTTCCTGACAATAAGCTCTTTCGTCAGTTACCAGCATCAGACCTAGATGGAAATGAAGATCTATGTTCGTATGGAAGGCCTTCGTGTTTTCTCAGCAATATCAATGGAGTAGGAGTacgtaaaaatggaaatgatgagGGAAGGTCAAAGAAGCTCAAATTAGCCATTGCATTGTTAGTCACCATGACAATAGCAATGGTGATCATGGGAACTATTGCTATCATTCGAGCACGAAGGACGATGAGGAGGGACGATGACTCTGAGATGGGAGATTCTTGGTCTTGGCAGTTTACTCCTTTCCAGAAGCTCAATTTTTCAGTGGATGAAATACTCAGATGCCTTGTGGATACTAATGTCATTGGAAAAGGATGCTCGGGGATGGTCTATCGTGCTGATATGAATAATGGTGATGTCATCGCAGTGAAGAAGCTTTGGCCAATAACCATGTCTACAACTAATGGAGGCAATGATGAAAAGTGTGGGGTCCGCGATTCCTTCTCCACGGAAGTTAAGACGCTTGGTTCAATTCGACATAAGAACATCGTTCGATTCTTGGGGTGTTGTTGGAACAGAAGCACAAGATTGCTCATGTATGATTACATGCCAAATGGGAGCTTAGGAAGTCTTCTGCATGAGAGGAATGGGAACCCTTTGGAATGGGAATTGAGATACCAAATATTGCTTGGGGCAGCACAAGGGCTAGCGTATTTGCACCATGACTGTGTCCCTCCAATTGTTCATAGAGACATCAAGGCCAACAACATTCTCATTGGTCTTGAGTTTGAGCCTTATATTGCAGACTTTGGCCTTGCAAAACTTGTTGATGATGGTGATTTTGGTCGGTCCTCCAATACAGTTGCTGGTTCTTATGGCTACATTGCTCCAG AATATGGCTATAGTATGAAGATCACGGAGAAGAGCGACGTCTACAGCTATGGAGTGGTTATGTTTGAAGTCTTGACAGGGAAGCAGCCAATCGATCCAACAATTCCTGATGGGGTGCATCTAGTGGATTGGGTAAGACGGAAAAGGGGAGAAATCGAGGTCCTCGATCCAAGTCTGCACTCAAGACCGGAATCAGAGATCGAGGAAATGTTACAAGCATTAGGAATAGCCTTATTGTGTGTAAACTCCACTCCTGATGAAAGGCCTACAATGAAAGATGTAGCAGCAATGCTAAAGGAAATCAAACACGAAAGGGAAGAATATGCAAAGGTTGATGTTTTACTCAAGGGCTCTCCAGCAACTACTGATACACAAGAAAACAAGAACTCAAAGGGTGTGTTAGCAACATCTTCATCAGGGCAGAAAGTAAGAAGTTTGTATCCAAAGAGCAATAACGCAAGTTTCTCTGCTTCCTCATTGCTTTATTCATCATCATCAAATGCCAAAAGTGGAGTTTAA
- the LOC132608868 gene encoding mediator of RNA polymerase II transcription subunit 15a-like isoform X2: MDRREIEVAREVHSLHTKSPEKAGSARKDDPSLPMAVVTQNNHFKVIDPKSEAVCVRQQNKINLAFINRAEVGSRSLVGTLGRHLPYVDKRLLGFRKIAMRFEQRIFTAATSQSDFLRKISLKMVTVETKLQHPICNETVQVVDESSKFQENLVLT, from the exons ATGGACAGGCGGGAGATAGAGGTGGCGCGTGAAGTCCACTCTCTTCACACCAAGTCGCCGGAGAAGGCTGGTTCGGCCAGAAAAGATGATCCGTCTCTTCCTATGGCGGTGGTGACACAAAATAACCACTTTAAAGTGATCGATCCCAAATCCGAGGCTGTTTGTGTAAGACAGCAAAACAAGATCAATCTTGCCTTTATAAACCGAGCCGAAGTAGGATCGAGGAGCCT CGTTGGAACATTAGGAAGACATCTCCCATATGTGGACAAGAGACTGTTGGGATTTAGAAAAATTGCTATGAGGTTTGAGCAAAGGATATTTACTGCTGCTACAAGTCAG TCAGATTTTCTGCGAAAGATATCTTTGAAGATGGTGACTGTGGAGACAAAGTTGCAACATCCTATCTGCAACGAAACAGTGCAAGTAGTAGATGAAAGCTCAAAATTCCAG GAGAATCTGGTATTGACATGA